One genomic segment of [Phormidium] sp. ETS-05 includes these proteins:
- a CDS encoding fatty acid desaturase: MTLSTLLQPQEQASKSLDAPDRLRDILNTLPRSVFAKDPRRAGLTVAISVTAVALGYWSLAISPWFLLPLCWIFTGTALTGFFVIGHDCGHRSFANRKWVNDLVGHIMFLPLIYPFHSWRLLHNHHHKHTNKLGVDNAWDPFTPEFYETKPPIIQWLYRRMRGRFWWLGSIAHWGVLHFNWQGFQGKARQQVKLSVIVVLVGAAVGFPTLIATTGIWGFVKFWLLPWLVYHFWMSTFTIVHHTVPQIPFKPEAEWHEAKAQLSGTVHCEYPRWVEFLCHDINVHIPHHISTAIPWYNLRQAHQSLKDNWGEYLYETKFSWALMQEITDKCHLYDAQNCYSSFQDYHTKADS; encoded by the coding sequence ATGACCTTATCAACGTTGTTACAGCCCCAAGAGCAGGCATCTAAATCCCTAGATGCCCCCGATCGCCTCCGAGATATTCTCAACACCCTGCCCCGATCGGTCTTTGCCAAGGATCCTCGTCGTGCTGGGCTGACGGTGGCGATTAGTGTGACCGCCGTTGCTTTGGGATACTGGTCTCTGGCCATATCTCCCTGGTTTTTACTCCCCCTGTGCTGGATTTTCACCGGCACCGCTCTGACGGGGTTTTTCGTCATTGGCCATGATTGCGGTCATCGCTCGTTTGCCAATCGCAAGTGGGTTAATGATTTGGTGGGGCATATTATGTTCCTGCCTTTGATTTATCCTTTCCACAGTTGGCGGTTGCTGCATAACCATCACCACAAGCACACCAATAAGTTGGGGGTGGATAACGCTTGGGACCCATTTACACCAGAATTTTACGAAACAAAGCCCCCAATCATCCAGTGGTTATATCGGCGGATGCGGGGTCGGTTTTGGTGGCTAGGCTCGATCGCCCATTGGGGCGTGCTGCATTTCAACTGGCAGGGGTTTCAGGGTAAGGCTCGCCAGCAAGTTAAATTATCGGTAATTGTGGTGCTAGTCGGTGCCGCCGTGGGCTTTCCCACCCTCATCGCCACTACTGGGATTTGGGGCTTTGTCAAATTTTGGCTGCTCCCCTGGCTGGTTTATCACTTCTGGATGAGTACCTTCACGATCGTTCACCACACCGTCCCCCAAATTCCCTTCAAACCAGAAGCCGAATGGCATGAGGCCAAAGCCCAACTTTCCGGCACCGTCCACTGCGAGTATCCCCGCTGGGTGGAATTCCTCTGTCACGATATTAACGTTCACATTCCCCATCATATTTCCACGGCTATCCCTTGGTACAATCTCCGCCAAGCCCATCAAAGCCTTAAAGACAATTGGGGGGAATATCTGTATGAAACTAAATTTTCCTGGGCGCTGATGCAAGAAATTACGGACAAGTGCCATTTATACGATGCCCAAAATTGCTACAGCTCATTTCAGGATTACCATACTAAAGCTGATAGCTAG